ACGCGCAACCTGCTTTAAAGTTTTGATTTTACCCATCTCATCTGTTGCGGCATAAGCCGCTTGCTCTGCTGCTGTCATTTTCAATTTGGCATCAATGGGTTGATTCCAAGTGGATTCTTCTGCATCATTACCAACTGGAGTTGAGCCGTTTTCAGTAATCCAAGCTGCTCGGATTTCTTCTAAAATAGTGCGGCTAGGGCGATCGATCGTTTGAACTTTCAGCCAGTAACATTTTTCAGGTTGCCGAACCAAATGCTGCTTCAAGCTCAGGGAAACGTCACGAGAATAGCCAATAAACTGTAGGGTTTTCGTTTGATCAAAAATGGCGTAAACTCCAACCTTCCCAAAAAATTGTTCAGTTGTTTCCCCTATCTCGTTGAGGTAAGGAATGTATTCTAAAGACGCAAGTGTCGAAGTTATATCGGTGTTCATAAATGAGTGCGTTTATGGCTCTAGAAAATGGGGCAAGGCAGAGTCAGTTAGATTCTTCTTTCGATAAATGGCACATAACCGACTGGGTTGAAAAACCTTTGCCTGAAACATAAAGTTCGGCGGTACGTTAATAATCACGTAGTCTTCAGAATCATGGTATGGCTCGAACTCTACAGGCATTCCCTTGGTTGCGTTGGGAGCGTAGGGAACGGGTTGAAATAGCAGATCGGTAAACTCAATTTCTTCACAGGTTACCTGGTTTGCAATTTGTTGCAGAAAAGTTTCACCTTTGAGTAAGTCAAACAGGGTCTCTTTGGCTGCGGGTTCGAGGGTAAAGTTGCCGTCATATTGCTGAACAATTTTAAGATTCATCGGGGTTCAGGCATTCCTTAAAGCAATGGGCTGTGGGTTGATAGAGGTTGACTTGAGATAACTCCTCTGATCTCAAGCCTATGGGATTGTGGAACACCTGTCAGTAGGGCAAAACGTTTCAAGCGATTAAGAATTGTGATTATCTTTATAGGTCGGGAATTCTGAGTGCGTGAGCATTCTTTATTGATTCAATGGCAGGACAGATGCGCAACTTCTCGAAATTAAGCCTAGTCGGTATGACGGCGATCGCCCTCACGCTCTTTACTCCTTTAACACTTGATTGGCAAGGTTTATCAAAGCAGGGCTTGGGATTGATTCAGGACGATCGCGCTGAAGCCAAGTCTAGTTCAGGGGGGCGATCGCGTGGCGGCTCTTTTAGCGGCGGTTCTTCTGGCAGCAGTTCCTCCAGTCGTTCATCGTCTCCCTCTAGAAGCAGTGGTTCAAGCAGTGGTTCATCGTCTTCATCTGGAAGCAGCAGTTTTTCGTCTCCCTCTCGAAGTAGTGGTGCTTCGAGTAGCGATCGCCCTAGAAGGTCTGATCCCGTTCCCAATAGCCGTCCTGCTTATGGATACTCGACTGGTGGATACTCGACTGGTGGATACTCGACTGACTATAGCAGTAACTCAACCTCTAGCTCTGAGGATGGTGTCTGGCTTACCTTGATTGTGATGGGCGGAATTATTGTGATTGTGATAGGGGGAACTATTGAGGCGATCGCTTACCTCATTTGGAAAGGCAAAGGTAGCGGCACAGATGAAAAAGACAATGATATAGTCACCGTAACGCAGCTTCAGATAGCTTTATTGGCTCAGGAACGGGAAATTCAAAATCGGTTAAGTGAGCTAACTCTCAATGCCGACATGGAAACTCCGGAGGGGCGCAGTGAAATGCTAAAGGAATCGGTGCTGGCGTTGTTGCGATCGCCTGAAAACTGGAGTCATATTTACAGCCACTCGCAAGTTGCTAAAGACCGAGACTCAGCAG
The DNA window shown above is from Timaviella obliquedivisa GSE-PSE-MK23-08B and carries:
- a CDS encoding GIY-YIG nuclease family protein, with product MNTDITSTLASLEYIPYLNEIGETTEQFFGKVGVYAIFDQTKTLQFIGYSRDVSLSLKQHLVRQPEKCYWLKVQTIDRPSRTILEEIRAAWITENGSTPVGNDAEESTWNQPIDAKLKMTAAEQAAYAATDEMGKIKTLKQVARRVEAEVLLGLELRGVRMPIRFDPKLKEEGLLNLK
- a CDS encoding DUF1517 domain-containing protein, which produces MAGQMRNFSKLSLVGMTAIALTLFTPLTLDWQGLSKQGLGLIQDDRAEAKSSSGGRSRGGSFSGGSSGSSSSSRSSSPSRSSGSSSGSSSSSGSSSFSSPSRSSGASSSDRPRRSDPVPNSRPAYGYSTGGYSTGGYSTDYSSNSTSSSEDGVWLTLIVMGGIIVIVIGGTIEAIAYLIWKGKGSGTDEKDNDIVTVTQLQIALLAQEREIQNRLSELTLNADMETPEGRSEMLKESVLALLRSPENWSHIYSHSQVAKDRDSAGQVFEQISMTERSKVKAETLVNVGGKVRHQALKISKDADPGSYIIVTLLVGTEHDQPLFDKAQTSEGLKTALQNLGAVSTEDLLILELLWNPQDSKESLTYDEMLEAYPELEAIA